In the Ensifer adhaerens genome, one interval contains:
- a CDS encoding Zn-dependent hydrolase → MSAEALSTDRVRINTPATNGDRLWGDIVSTARFGAADKGGVTRLTLTEEDRRVRDWFVAECRALGCTVEVDGIGNIFATYAGEDMSLPAIAVGSHLDTQPQGGRFDGILGVLAGVEILRTLEEASTRLRHPLTVINWTNEEGSRFSPAMMGSGVFAGALALDATQALADREGIAVGTALDAIGYRGEARIDPAAFSAYVELHIEQGPLLEASATEIGVVTGIQGLRWFDIAMSGTEAHAGSTPMAQRDDALVAAAEIVLAVRDIARQNPPGVGTVGFVDVGPNSRNVVPGSVRLQIDMRHPSEAGLDQMEAALQQAVGRAGARAELKRIWSKAPVVFAPSIVDAVRNSAEALGYSATDIVSGAGHDAAHIATIMPTAMIFVPSKDGLSHNEAEYTAPEECARGAEVLFQTILEIDRR, encoded by the coding sequence GTGAGCGCCGAAGCCTTGAGCACTGACCGCGTCCGCATCAACACGCCGGCCACAAACGGCGACCGGCTGTGGGGCGACATCGTTTCGACCGCGCGCTTCGGCGCTGCGGACAAGGGCGGCGTCACCCGACTGACATTGACCGAGGAGGATCGTCGGGTTCGCGACTGGTTCGTCGCCGAATGCCGGGCGCTCGGCTGCACGGTCGAAGTTGACGGCATCGGCAATATCTTTGCGACCTATGCCGGCGAAGACATGTCGCTGCCGGCAATCGCCGTCGGCAGCCATCTCGACACGCAGCCGCAAGGCGGCCGGTTCGACGGCATCCTCGGCGTGCTGGCCGGGGTCGAGATTCTGCGTACCCTCGAGGAAGCCTCCACGCGGCTCCGTCATCCACTGACGGTCATCAACTGGACGAACGAGGAGGGCTCGCGCTTCTCGCCGGCGATGATGGGCTCCGGCGTCTTTGCCGGTGCACTTGCGCTCGATGCAACTCAGGCGCTCGCGGACCGTGAAGGCATAGCGGTCGGCACCGCCCTCGATGCGATCGGCTATCGTGGCGAGGCAAGGATCGATCCGGCCGCCTTTTCGGCCTATGTCGAGCTGCATATCGAGCAGGGACCGCTGCTGGAAGCATCCGCAACCGAGATCGGTGTCGTCACTGGTATCCAAGGGCTACGCTGGTTCGATATTGCCATGTCCGGCACCGAAGCCCATGCCGGCAGCACGCCGATGGCGCAGCGCGACGATGCGCTCGTCGCGGCGGCGGAAATCGTCCTCGCTGTCCGCGACATCGCCCGCCAAAACCCACCGGGTGTCGGTACGGTCGGCTTCGTCGACGTCGGCCCCAATTCACGCAACGTCGTGCCGGGTTCCGTTCGGCTGCAGATCGACATGCGCCATCCGTCCGAAGCCGGCCTCGACCAGATGGAAGCGGCCTTGCAGCAGGCGGTTGGCAGGGCCGGTGCCCGCGCCGAACTGAAACGCATCTGGTCAAAGGCACCCGTCGTCTTTGCACCCTCGATCGTGGATGCGGTGCGCAATAGCGCCGAAGCACTCGGCTATTCGGCAACGGACATCGTTTCCGGCGCCGGGCATGATGCCGCCCATATTGCGACGATCATGCCGACCGCCATGATCTTCGTGCCCTCCAAGGACGGGCTTTCGCACAATGAAGCGGAATATACCGCGCCCGAAGAATGCGCCCGCGGAGCCGAGGTCCTGTTCCAGACCATCCTGGAAATCGACCGCCGCTGA
- a CDS encoding fused MFS/spermidine synthase has translation MTTKNSPPAQTASLGDQTDAGTIEQRSGAFGLASAAFMLFLSGTTALIFQVLWIKQLSLVTGVDVYAVSTGVSAFFLGLALGSFTLGRVSDRSSQPLRLYALLETGVAALGTCVTLVLSNIAPLFVAIESTSALLAWAVLVLIVATPAFLMGGTLPVLLRALEGAPGDVGTKGGRLYAANTLGAILGCLAVSFVLIPALGVQTTGLVAAGLGLVAAAIALLLRSTSADVSVRKERPAETLSGGGSRLALVLYAIAGGIALGYEVAWSQAIVQFISTRSFAFSVVLAAYLAGLALGAALFARRTDRLSDPWSTFGLLITLAGLVALAEFALLGPWLTAIQTSAEAAVAGATGSIFAGMCARFLVAGLTIVFVPTLILGAAFPVVLRLAVDPHHVGRDTGRVLALNTLGGIAGTLLTGFVLIPSFGIIRSFAALAVVAAVIGLVAVSRGHGGWKGWRLAAPVLGALTVLIAITVPSDRLANLLNLSRGNGTIVSYEEGLGATVAVIEQGQQDRRFRRLYIQGVSNTGDAMPSLRYMRLQALLPLIIHKGEPKSALVIGLGTGITAGSLLAYPGLDQRVAAELLPSVARASALFAGNFNAAGDNRLEVRVTDGRRELMRSADRYDLITLEPPPPSAAGVVNLYSSDFYQLARERLAPNGLVAQWLPIATQNDEDTRALVRSFLDSFPDATLWSTELHEMLLIGSVEPQELDAVRIADRLADPTLAGALGEVGIGSAADLLATWMTDRAGLERYAGSTLPVTDDQPRIEYASWVRPDELQRTLPNLVTLSSKAPLVGADAALERSVSDAHNRLMLFYQASLNAYAGYRDEWARDMELLMRVEPGNPYYRWFVSNSER, from the coding sequence ATGACCACGAAGAACAGTCCGCCTGCACAAACGGCGTCTCTTGGCGATCAGACCGACGCCGGCACGATCGAGCAACGGTCGGGCGCCTTCGGACTGGCGAGCGCCGCGTTCATGCTATTCCTCTCCGGCACTACCGCGCTAATTTTCCAGGTTCTCTGGATCAAACAGCTCTCGCTCGTCACCGGCGTCGATGTCTACGCGGTCAGCACCGGGGTCAGCGCCTTCTTCCTCGGCCTTGCACTCGGCAGCTTCACTCTCGGCCGCGTCAGTGACCGCTCCTCGCAACCGCTCCGCCTCTATGCCCTGCTCGAAACGGGCGTTGCCGCGCTCGGCACGTGCGTCACGCTCGTCCTTTCAAATATCGCTCCGCTCTTCGTCGCGATCGAAAGTACCAGCGCCCTCCTAGCCTGGGCCGTGCTGGTTCTCATCGTCGCCACGCCTGCCTTCCTGATGGGTGGAACCCTGCCCGTGCTACTCCGCGCCCTTGAGGGAGCACCGGGCGACGTCGGAACGAAAGGCGGCCGTCTTTATGCCGCCAACACGCTCGGCGCCATCCTCGGCTGCCTTGCGGTTTCCTTCGTCCTAATCCCTGCGCTCGGTGTGCAGACGACCGGACTGGTGGCGGCCGGCCTTGGACTTGTCGCCGCGGCCATCGCGCTTTTGCTGCGCAGCACGAGCGCGGATGTCTCCGTGCGAAAGGAGCGGCCGGCCGAGACGCTCAGCGGCGGCGGATCGCGCCTGGCACTCGTTCTATATGCCATCGCCGGCGGGATCGCACTTGGCTATGAGGTCGCCTGGTCCCAGGCGATCGTTCAGTTCATCTCCACCCGCTCCTTCGCCTTTTCGGTGGTGCTCGCCGCCTATCTCGCCGGCCTCGCGCTCGGTGCCGCGCTCTTTGCGCGCCGGACCGACCGGCTCTCCGATCCTTGGAGCACCTTCGGACTGCTCATCACCCTGGCCGGCCTCGTGGCGCTCGCCGAATTTGCGTTGCTCGGCCCCTGGCTCACCGCGATCCAGACCAGCGCTGAAGCGGCCGTCGCCGGCGCTACCGGCAGCATTTTCGCCGGCATGTGCGCTCGATTCCTGGTAGCGGGCCTCACCATCGTCTTCGTGCCGACACTGATCCTCGGCGCCGCCTTCCCGGTTGTCCTCAGGCTCGCCGTCGATCCTCACCATGTCGGCCGCGATACCGGCCGGGTTCTGGCGCTCAACACGCTCGGCGGCATCGCCGGCACACTTCTGACCGGTTTCGTGCTGATCCCAAGCTTCGGCATCATCCGAAGTTTCGCCGCACTCGCCGTCGTCGCGGCCGTAATCGGTCTCGTTGCTGTCAGCCGCGGACATGGCGGTTGGAAGGGCTGGCGCCTCGCGGCGCCCGTGCTCGGTGCCCTCACCGTGCTGATCGCGATCACAGTGCCTTCAGACCGGCTGGCGAACCTGTTGAACCTTTCGCGCGGCAACGGCACGATCGTTTCCTACGAGGAAGGCCTCGGCGCCACCGTCGCCGTCATCGAACAGGGCCAGCAGGACCGCCGCTTCCGCCGTCTCTATATCCAGGGTGTTTCCAACACCGGCGATGCGATGCCGTCGCTACGCTACATGCGGCTGCAGGCACTGCTGCCGCTGATCATCCACAAAGGCGAGCCGAAATCGGCCCTTGTCATCGGCCTTGGCACCGGCATTACCGCCGGCTCGCTACTGGCCTATCCCGGCCTCGACCAGCGTGTTGCCGCCGAACTGCTGCCCTCCGTCGCCCGCGCCTCGGCGCTGTTTGCCGGCAACTTCAATGCGGCTGGTGATAATCGCCTCGAAGTGCGTGTCACGGATGGTCGTCGCGAACTGATGCGCAGCGCTGACCGCTACGACCTGATCACGCTCGAGCCGCCGCCACCGTCGGCCGCCGGCGTCGTCAATCTCTATTCGTCAGACTTCTACCAGCTGGCGCGCGAGCGCCTTGCACCGAACGGTCTCGTTGCACAGTGGCTGCCAATCGCCACCCAGAACGACGAGGACACCCGCGCCCTCGTGCGCAGCTTCCTCGACAGTTTCCCCGATGCCACGCTCTGGTCGACCGAACTGCACGAGATGCTGCTCATCGGCTCCGTCGAGCCGCAGGAGCTTGACGCGGTGCGCATTGCCGATCGGCTGGCCGATCCGACCCTTGCTGGGGCACTCGGCGAAGTCGGCATCGGCAGCGCTGCGGATTTGTTGGCCACCTGGATGACCGACCGCGCCGGGCTTGAGCGCTATGCCGGTTCCACGCTGCCGGTCACGGACGACCAGCCACGGATCGAATATGCGAGCTGGGTTCGCCCCGACGAGCTGCAGCGGACGCTGCCAAACCTCGTCACCCTCAGCAGCAAGGCACCACTCGTCGGAGCGGACGCGGCACTCGAAAGATCTGTATCCGATGCCCACAACCGCCTGATGCTCTTCTATCAGGCCTCGCTCAACGCCTATGCCGGCTATCGGGACGAATGGGCGCGCGACATGGAATTGCTGATGCGCGTGGAGCCGGGCAATCCCTATTACCGCTGGTTCGTTTCGAACAGTGAGCGCTGA
- a CDS encoding L-2-amino-thiazoline-4-carboxylic acid hydrolase: MEKTDEQNTETTSRAAMNGEIGILARRRIEAGIIAPIYEAMREEIGEERAQAILDKAITKAAIEAGRTFAAKTPGGTNLRTFQELQDLWTQDDALVIEVTKATDEEFHYNVKRCRYAETYREMGLGHIGHLLSCNRDGVFCTGYDPRITLERSQTVMQGATHCDFRYRLNKDAPEQPK, from the coding sequence ATGGAAAAGACGGACGAACAAAACACCGAAACCACCTCGCGCGCCGCGATGAACGGCGAGATCGGCATTCTAGCCCGCCGCCGCATCGAGGCCGGGATCATCGCGCCGATCTACGAGGCGATGCGTGAGGAGATCGGCGAGGAGCGCGCCCAGGCGATCCTCGACAAGGCAATCACGAAGGCCGCGATCGAGGCGGGGCGGACCTTTGCCGCAAAGACGCCCGGCGGCACCAATCTTCGGACTTTCCAGGAACTGCAGGATCTCTGGACCCAGGACGACGCGCTTGTCATCGAAGTGACGAAGGCGACGGACGAGGAATTCCACTACAATGTGAAGCGCTGTCGCTACGCCGAGACCTATCGCGAGATGGGGCTCGGCCATATCGGACATCTGCTGTCCTGCAACCGCGACGGCGTTTTCTGCACCGGGTACGATCCGCGCATCACGCTGGAGCGCAGCCAGACCGTGATGCAGGGCGCGACCCATTGCGATTTCCGCTACCGGCTCAACAAGGATGCCCCGGAGCAGCCGAAGTGA